CCATAGTTTCTGGCAAATTCAACTGAACGCAATGCAAGCACCCTGCCACCGGAGGCCGAGAGCTCAAGCATCTCCTCAAATGAAATCCTTGGGATCTTGCGGGCGCTCGGAACCACACGAGGATCAGCCGTGAATACCCCAGAGACATCGGTATAGATCTCGCAAACGTTCGCTCCAAGGCTGGCTGCGATAGCGACCGCTGTCGTATCAGAGCCTCCGCGTCCGAGCGTCGTGACATTGCGATCCGTGGAGACCCCCTGGAAACCCGCTATCACCGGAACCACCCCGGCGGCGAGTGCTGCCTTAATCCGCTCGGGTTTGATCTCGACTATTTTTGCTTTGGTGTGGTCGGTGTCAGTGATGATGCCTGCCTGCGAACCCGTAAAGGATTCTGCCGCCACCCCCAGGTCAGCAAGCGCCATACAGAGCAACGACACCGAGATGCGCTCACCGGCCGTAAGTAACATGTCCATCTCGCGTGGAGGGATCGTCCTACTGACATCCCCTGCGAGTCGGATCAGGTCATCGGTGGTCTTCCCCATCGCAGAGACGACCACCACCACATCGTCCCCCCTACGCCTTGAGCGTGCTACGTAGTCAGCAACCGTGCGAATGCGGTCAGCATCAGCCACTGAAGTGCCGCCGTACTTCTGAATTATGAGAGCCACTCGAACAATCTAACAGCCCGAAAGGGTCGAACCAAGAGGATCGAGCGGTCTTGTGCTATTAAAGTGTTCACGTGCCAAGCGAAAAGCGGGCTCGAATCCGAGCGAACCAACAGAAATTGAAAGAAGCGGAAATGGCGCGTGCTAAGCGACGTCGACTGATGCGCAACGGCGCCATCGTGGTGGTAGCTGCGATCGTCGTCTTTGTGGGGATCTACCTACTCACCAAGCCCCCGACGAAGAAGACAACGGCCGCCACCAAGACAACGTCGACTGCTGCGAAGACTACGAGTTATCTGCTGCCCAATGGGTGCCCCAATCCGAGCGCCACCATCCCACGCAAAACCCACTTCAAGAAGTATCCACCAGAATGTCTGAATCCGAGTGATCACTACACTGCCGTCGTCAACACCACGGCCGGAACCTTTGACGTGAAGCTCGAACCAAATCTGGGACCAAAGTCGGCAAACAACTTCTATGTACTATCGCTCTATCACTTCTTCAACGGAACCACGTTTTTCAGAGTCATTCCCGGGTTTGTGATTCAGGGTGGTAGTCCAACCAACAACGACTTCGGGACTCCGGGTTATAGCTTCGGCGACAAGAACCCTCCGGCCGGTTCCTATCACATCGGAACTGTAGCGATGGCCAACAGCGGATCACCGAACTCCAACGGAAGCCAGTTTTTTGTGGTTTCCGGAACTGCCGGCGAAAAAGAGCTGAGTGACACCTACAGTGTCTTTGGACAGGTGACCAAAGGGCTATCGGTCATCGCAAAGATCGATGCTGGCGGAAGTACTGCCAACAACGGTATCCCGCCAAAGACAACCTACAAGATCAACACGGTCACGATCCAGGTAACCAAGTAATACCGGCCCCTAACACACATGCGAAGGAGTAACAATGCTCGGCAAGAAGAAGGAAAACTACCCGTGCCCTGAGGCTGATGGTTCGAGTCCGCAGGTTCGACACTTCGATGCGAGCCCTTCGTACTGCCTCGAAGACAACACCAGCTATGAAGCCATCATGGAAACCAACCATGGCACAATGCGCTTTGAGCTCTTCCCTGAACGCGCGCCCATCACCGTCAACAGCTTCGTCTTCCTCGCGCGCTACCACTACTTCGATGGGATCAACTTCCACCGGATCATTCCAGGGTTTGTCGTTCAAGGCGGTGATCCAACAGGCTCGGGTGCAGGAGGCCCAGGCTATAAGTTCCGCGACGAACTGCCAAACGCGGGTGAGTACAAGCTCGGCAGCTTGGCCATGGCCAACGCCGGCCCAAACACCAATGGGAGCCAATTCTTTATCATCTCTGGACCTAGTGGCGTATCGCTACCGCCACTCTACAGCCTCTTTGGTCAACTCATTGAGGGTGATGAGGTGCTTACCATCCTTGAACAAGCTGGCTCGCCGAACGGCACACCCAAATCAGAATGCACTATGAGTGCTGTTAGTATACGCCAAGAATAAGGGAGAGTATCAACATTCCATGCCCTTATTCAATCATCTAGTGGAAGCTTTTCTTGAGTTCCATAAACCATCGCTTCAAGCTTGTGAAGCTCGATAATTCTGCAGGCAAAAACCGGAATCCTCTAACAGTGACAACCTCTTCGAACGTGAATCCCTAATTCGTTCCGAATAACATCGTAAATAGCCCTCTTGGCAAAGATCTGGACGCTCTTCTCCGACAACCGCACTTCGACCTGGGTCCCAACCAGGCGATATTGCACCGAGTAATAATGACGGTCAGCGCTCACAATGATGTGATAGTCAATGCTGACCTTGGCCCGCTTCCAGGTGGCAAACTCATAGGGAGTAGCTGGTAGTGGTCGTAGATGGTCACGTTCAATGCTCTCGAAGAGTTCCTGACGTGAGGTACCAAGGGACTTGGTGACTCTATGGTTGAGATCCCAGGTGAGCTTTGCAATCGCGGCATTGGCCTCGGCGAGACTATGAAAGTGCTCATTGCGAAGTCGTGCGAGAATCCAGCGTTCAACCACCAGTACTGCCACCTCGACTTTTGGCTTATCCCGAGGCCGATAGGGACGAGCAGGCAGTACGGTCATTTGATAGTAGGTGGCCATCTCAAGGTAGGTCGCGTTAGGAACGGGCTCATACCGGTCAGCCTTGGTGACCGCGGTACGCATGCCATCGCACACGATCGCATC
Above is a window of Ferrimicrobium sp. DNA encoding:
- a CDS encoding aspartate kinase — encoded protein: MALIIQKYGGTSVADADRIRTVADYVARSRRRGDDVVVVVSAMGKTTDDLIRLAGDVSRTIPPREMDMLLTAGERISVSLLCMALADLGVAAESFTGSQAGIITDTDHTKAKIVEIKPERIKAALAAGVVPVIAGFQGVSTDRNVTTLGRGGSDTTAVAIAASLGANVCEIYTDVSGVFTADPRVVPSARKIPRISFEEMLELSASGGRVLALRSVEFARNYGVRLHVRSSFTWEPGTWVVEEEETMEQAVVSAISHDASEVKLTLLRVPDRPGVAARIFRVIADAGVNVDMIVQNTSIEGHTDISFTAPKLDLELARSVTEEVARQVDASRVVTDTAIGRVSLVGAGMKSHPGVTATMFETLANHHINIEMISTSAIRISCVIRVEQLETAVQALHEAFSL
- a CDS encoding peptidylprolyl isomerase codes for the protein MARAKRRRLMRNGAIVVVAAIVVFVGIYLLTKPPTKKTTAATKTTSTAAKTTSYLLPNGCPNPSATIPRKTHFKKYPPECLNPSDHYTAVVNTTAGTFDVKLEPNLGPKSANNFYVLSLYHFFNGTTFFRVIPGFVIQGGSPTNNDFGTPGYSFGDKNPPAGSYHIGTVAMANSGSPNSNGSQFFVVSGTAGEKELSDTYSVFGQVTKGLSVIAKIDAGGSTANNGIPPKTTYKINTVTIQVTK
- a CDS encoding peptidylprolyl isomerase, whose amino-acid sequence is MLGKKKENYPCPEADGSSPQVRHFDASPSYCLEDNTSYEAIMETNHGTMRFELFPERAPITVNSFVFLARYHYFDGINFHRIIPGFVVQGGDPTGSGAGGPGYKFRDELPNAGEYKLGSLAMANAGPNTNGSQFFIISGPSGVSLPPLYSLFGQLIEGDEVLTILEQAGSPNGTPKSECTMSAVSIRQE